TATCATGTGCAGGTGATGATGCTTGCCTGTGACCTGAGCCTTGAAGATGTGTATAAATATTTATAAGGCTTTTGTGCAGAAAGCAGTCTTCCTGTTACCGGTGCAAAAGACCTGAAAATATGTCAGCACTGTTACGAGGTATATGCAGGGCCAGAAGATTTTCTGTGTCTGCCCTTGATGTTAGAAAGGAAAATCCATGCTGCAGATTGCACTACCCAATAAGGGAAGCCTTTCCGAAGACAGTGTGCGTCTTGTTCGGGAGGCAGGATATAATTGCCGCCGTCTGGGCAAGGAGCTGATCATTTCCGATGTGGAGAACGGGATTGATTTTTTCTTTTTACGGCCAAAGGATATTGCTGTTTATGTACGGAAAGGGATTCTGGCCCTTGGAATTACAGGCCGGGATCTTGCGCTGGACTCCGGTGCCGGAGTGGTGGAAATCCTGCCTCTTCATTTTGGTAAATCAAAATTTTGCTATGCGGTCCCTGATAACAGTCCCATAACTCCGGATAATCTGGAAGGCTGCCGTATTGCTACCAGCTATGCAACTCTGGTGGCAAGGGATCTTGAAGAACGGAAAGTGGCGGCGGAAATTGTTCCTCTGGATGGTGCTGTAGAGATTTCCATCCGACTGGGTGTCGCCGATCTTATTGCCGATGTAGTGCAGACGGGCAAAACCCTTAAAGATGCCGGTTTGAAGGTGGTGGGCGAGGTGGTCCTGGAGAGTGAAGCCGTGTTGGTGGGACAGGATGATCGTGTGCTTGAAAACCCTTTGGTCAGAACCTTTGTGGAGCGTCTTCAAGGAATTGTTGTCGCCAGAGACTATGTAATTGTGGAGTATGATGTCCCGGAAAGTCTTCTGGAGCAAGCCTGCTGTATTACGCCCGGTATAGAGTCTCCCACCGTTTCTCCCCTTAGTAAAAAAGGCTGGATGGCCGTGAAAGCCATGGCGAAGAAAAAAGAAGTCAACGGTATCATGGATGCGCTGACGGCATTAGGTGCCCGCGGTATTATGGTTCTGGATATCCGGACCT
The sequence above is drawn from the Desulfobotulus pelophilus genome and encodes:
- the hisG gene encoding ATP phosphoribosyltransferase → MLQIALPNKGSLSEDSVRLVREAGYNCRRLGKELIISDVENGIDFFFLRPKDIAVYVRKGILALGITGRDLALDSGAGVVEILPLHFGKSKFCYAVPDNSPITPDNLEGCRIATSYATLVARDLEERKVAAEIVPLDGAVEISIRLGVADLIADVVQTGKTLKDAGLKVVGEVVLESEAVLVGQDDRVLENPLVRTFVERLQGIVVARDYVIVEYDVPESLLEQACCITPGIESPTVSPLSKKGWMAVKAMAKKKEVNGIMDALTALGARGIMVLDIRTCRI